A genomic segment from Hydrogenobacter sp. encodes:
- a CDS encoding MBL fold metallo-hydrolase: MKALLYILILVVIGFSLEMKLKKVEENIYMVRGVDALPSLENEGFISNAYAVLTQEGWVVIDTLSTPELSEKFAKELLRIKNVPIKYVLITHYHPDHWYGAKTYNNFGAKIVAHRKLRELYNSGEARAILEEANKSFKGLYNDVVLVPPDLVVDDKLNIRAGSEEFELIAMTPAHTNSDIVVYMPKRKVLFAGDLVYDHRIPFMGDRNASSKGWEEVLRRMKNMDIRLILGGHNDPMEKSAIDYTLGYITYLRQNIKKMKEEGKFIDEIKKALKDSPYKNDAMYEQFHNVNIFRVDSELDMEP; encoded by the coding sequence ATTGGCTTTTCTCTGGAGATGAAACTTAAAAAAGTGGAAGAGAACATCTACATGGTGAGGGGTGTAGATGCTCTACCTTCTTTGGAAAATGAAGGTTTTATTTCAAACGCTTACGCTGTACTTACACAAGAGGGATGGGTAGTCATAGATACTCTTTCCACTCCTGAGCTATCTGAAAAGTTTGCAAAAGAGCTTTTACGTATAAAGAATGTCCCGATAAAGTATGTCTTGATAACTCACTATCATCCCGATCATTGGTACGGGGCGAAAACGTACAATAATTTTGGAGCCAAGATAGTTGCACATAGGAAACTTCGAGAACTTTACAATTCCGGGGAGGCGAGGGCTATACTTGAAGAAGCAAATAAAAGTTTTAAAGGTCTTTACAACGATGTAGTTTTAGTTCCACCTGATTTGGTTGTTGATGATAAACTGAATATTCGTGCAGGTTCTGAAGAGTTTGAGTTAATAGCCATGACACCGGCTCATACAAATAGTGATATAGTGGTATACATGCCTAAACGCAAAGTACTCTTCGCTGGGGATCTCGTTTACGATCATCGCATACCTTTCATGGGGGACAGGAATGCAAGCTCAAAAGGTTGGGAGGAAGTACTTCGCAGGATGAAAAACATGGACATAAGGCTCATATTAGGTGGACACAACGATCCTATGGAGAAAAGCGCAATTGACTATACTCTCGGATACATTACTTATTTGAGACAAAATATAAAGAAGATGAAAGAAGAGGGAAAATTCATAGATGAGATAAAAAAAGCACTAAAGGATTCCCCATATAAGAACGATGCTATGTACGAGCAGTTTCACAACGTCAACATATTCAGAGTGGACAGTGAACTGGATATGGAGCCATGA